Below is a genomic region from Miscanthus floridulus cultivar M001 chromosome 1, ASM1932011v1, whole genome shotgun sequence.
AATCGTCGATTGCGGCGGCTTGGAGGTCACCGGTGGCAGGGAATGGGCGCGAGAGCTTGGCGGCGGCGGGCCTCGCCCGCGCCTTGCCCTGGCCCGACCAGCCTTGGCACGTGGCGGCCTGTCCACGACAGCCGAGGGCGGCAGCAGAAGCTGCCCCGGCGCGTATCTCCTGCGCCCGCCCTGACGCCCCGCGCGTGACGCTCCGAGGCCCGAGCAGATGCTCCCTCGTGCTCGCGGCCGCGCCTCCTTCCGTGCACGCTCGGCCGCCCGCGCCTCCCTGTTCCACGAGCTCTAGGGTTTCCCTTCAGGTGGTGAACGAAAAGCTTGGAATGAACCAGAAGCCACGGAGACGCGGATTGACTAGAAATAGTGATGGGCAAAAGAGTCATTTGGTATCTAGTTGGCACCCAGCTCTGTTAAAATTAAATGGTTGAGTGACGGGAGTGGCACTAAGGGAAAAGAAATTTCATTTGATGGTAGTGAATTAACTTTTGAAAATTTCGATGGTACACAGGTAATTCTGATCTTTTATAATGGTATATAGGTAAAATGCTCTTAGTTATAACGGCCAGGCCAGACAGCTAGCCTCACTCTGTCCTCCAGGGTGAAAAAAGGAGAGTGCAAGTCGCCAAAACTTGTGAACTGTTATGATCAAAATCATGTtgtgcaagaaatggagaggagACCACACAAGCCACGACCACAAAAGTCTCTCCAACTTTGGTTTCCCTTTTCATGCAATCTTATATTTGCAGCACCTCCTGCAACGACAATGCAAGAGCATCGTCAGGCAGATGGAGCGGGGAAGATGGCGATGAGCAAGCGCACGGCATCACGCGCTCTCCTTGTCATGACGGCGACGGTAGTGATTCTGCATCGGACTCTCTGCGTTGCTGCCTCGCCGGCGACGCCGCTTGCAGCGCCGCCAGCGACCAAACAGACGCGGACCCCCGCGCTGTTCCTGTTCGGGGACTCCATCGTGGACACGGGCAACAACAACGGCATCATCACGACGGTGCGCGCCAACTTCCCGCCCTACGGTCAGGACTTCCCCGGCCACAACGCCACCGGCAGGTTCAGCAACGGCAAGGTGCCCGGCGACATCGTCGGTACGTTCGtccattttctttctttcttagaTTATATATAAGATTAGAAAAAGACAGAACTAAAAATAGAAGAACTTTTAAAACTGTTATTACTGTCGTTATTGAGTTGGTGCAGCCAGCCGGCTGGGCATCAAGGAGTACGTGCCGGCGTACCTCGGCACGGAGCTCAGCGACTTCGACCTCCTCACCGGCGTCAGCTTCGCGTCCGGCGGCTGCGGCTTCGACCCCCTCACCGCCGAGCTCGTGGTAACTAACCAATCGCCCGTTATTCCAACGTCTCCGAACGAACCTGCAGCAGTTCTGCATTctgcaataatgtcatcatttcTGATTTCCTGGTCGCACACACTGGCTGCCTGCCGTGTCATCATCAGTCCGTGCTCACCATGGACAACCAGCTGGACCTGTTCAAGGAGTACAAGGAGAAGCTGAAGCGCGTCGCCGGCGCCCACCGGGCCGCCGACATCGTGTCCACGAGCCTGTACATGGTGACCACCGGCACCGACGACCTCGCCAACACCTACTTCACCACACCGTTCCGGCGAGACTACGACCTCGAGTCCTACATCGAGTTCGTCGTGCAGTGCGCCTCCGACTTCATCAAGGTGCGTGCGCAGGCTGATCACCGAACACGACACGACGCACTCACCAATGGCACATGTCATCATATCGGCCGCTCACGTCGATCGATCATCTCGGTCTATCTGGTTGGCAGAAGCTGTACGGTCTGGGCGCGCGGCGCATCAACATCGCCGGCGCGCCGCCCATCGGGTGCGTACCGTCGCAGCGGACCAACGCCGGCGGTAGTGGCGGAGCTAGAACAAATCTAGGAGGGGTGCGTTTGTCTTTGTGGGTGCGAGGGTTTGCAATATGTGGGTGCATATATAGTTGAAATTTAGGTCTTATCACTGTATTTCAAATTTTTtatgggtgcggccgcacccactAAGTTCACTGTAGCTCCGCCCCTGGCCGGCGGGCTGGAGCGGGAGTGCGTGTCGCTGTACAACCAGGCGTCCGTCGTGTACAACGCGGCGCTGGAGAAGGAGATCAAGCGGCTCAACGGCAGCGAGGCGCTCCCGGGCTCCGTGCTCAAGTACATCGACCTCTACACGCCGCTGCTCGACATGATCCAGCGCCCTGACGCCTACGGTGACCTCTTCACGCGCAAACACATACACACAAATCCAGCCCCAAATCGCGTGTTTTCGCCCGAAAACCACGCCACTTTTAACCTGTCTGTCTGTCTCCGTGTTGTAGGATTCGACGTGACCAACCGGGGGTGCTGCGGCACGGGGGTGTTCGAGGTGACGCTGACGTGCAACCGGTACACGGCGGAACCCTGCGGAGACCCCAGCAAGTTCCTCTTCTGGGACACCTACCACCTCACGGAGAGAGGCTACAACCTCCTCCTGGCGCAGATCATTAGCCGATACGGGATGTAAGAGTCATGACAGCGCTGCGCTGGACTATGGCAGCGCGGTCCATACTGTACTTCAGAGTCTTCTGCTGAATCTCTTGTGTCCTGACAACATTTGAGTGTAGTTTGATCTTGTAGCTGAAGTACAGCTACAGCAATCAGTGGTCCAATATCATGTCCATGTTTGTATTATGATAATATATATCATCAGCAAAATTGCTTTTCTGAGTACGAGTACAACTGTTATAatttttctcgaatacgtaaaAAGTTTGTGCATCATTGTATTAAAATCAAGAAAAGTGGTTTTTTTTACATCGACGCACCTCTCGGGCGCGCTAGGCAGGGCAAAGGTTTTACAATCCTTCCATCCCAGAAGCACGGCAGTTCTATGACAGGGGCGAGCTCGCCAGAGCCAGTGGAAAAAGTGAgagaaaaaatccatgtgttttttttccctaaaacacatgtgtgttgtatagcattcctGTTTACAATAAGCACATTCCTGCCTAGCACCGCATACATGGTGGCTACTCACGTAAAAGACAACCTAACTTAGCTGCGCCAACATGGATCCACTGGTCGGCGACGAGCTTGATGTGCCTGAGGAGCTACCGGAGGCGTTGCGGAAGCATCTCCCATTTCTTTCCTTCCATAGCTCCCATGCTACAAGTGCGAAAAGAGTCTGCTCCGCGCCTTTTGTAGCCAGTCCATGCTACAACTGTTATAATGATACTAACTCTACTCCTAAACGCGACCCAATTCATCAAAAATATATAAATCAGAACAAGAACCAACGATAGTTGACAAACTATTTGGCAAACACACTGAATTCATCCTGGCCTCACAAGTCCTCTGCTCTTAAAGGGATCTGATTTCACACAGAAAAGCAATGCCTGCAGAATCCTGAATGATGAAAAATAAGGGAAGTACACCACTTTTGCATGAAAAAAGGATATAGGTATaaataaatgcataaaaaagTCCATTTTATTATGTGCTATATACAAACTCATGGAATAAAGCAAACTCCATACTTATGACAGGTATAAGACAGTCTAGCACTAGTCTAAAACCTAACCTGACCATAATAATCTAAGATGCCAGCTTAGGAGCTGGCAGACAAGGGGCTTGACATAGATAAACTATACACTATAGATGAAAGCACTGCACTTTTTGGATCTTCAGAGAAGCTTATTCTGTGCCACCGCTTCACAAAGCTCCTCCTCGTATCGTAAAACTCTGGGCGAGGGTGCAGCTTTACACACAGGTCTTGGCAGCCCTGGTGGCACTGGGCGTCGGAGACGCTTTGAAGGAAAAGGAGTAGGAGACTCCTGGAAGAGAACAGCTGTGATTGGCTTCACATCAACAAGCTTGAGGCGTGAAAGCCGAGCAGCATGTTTTGGAGCCCTTGGTGTCCTTGGGGTGGAAACACGCACGTCCTTGCCATCGATTCTAATGAGCATGCAATGTTATCGGAAGAGATTATGGTGGTACTAAATCAGCACTATCTGTTAAGCAAATAAAATGTGGCTAACCTTAAGAAGGGCCAATGCTCCGTTGGAAGAGGTGTTTTGTTTAGGAGCAACTCCTGTCTGCTTCGATCTGGAGTGGTGTAGTTGAAATGGTACTGCCTGGCAAGTTCAACCTAGTTTGCATTACCGTTAAAAGTGAGCTTGGAAATATAAATAAAAGGGAGTAAAGCACATGTTGACTGCTGAGAATGCAAAATAAACATGTAAAATGCCAAGGATGCAATTAACTGAATAAATAGATAGTTGGGCATGCAAAAACAGTGACAGAGTTGACAAGAATGTAATGACTTGCTAGTACATAATCCCAAAATGAGAAACTACTAAAGGAAGATGCAAGTAAGACATGTAGCACTATGTCATTTCTTCACAGAAGGGAAAGCAACGTTTTTTGCATGTTGCAATATCAGATAACATCATTGATCATTATTAATGAGAGAATGAAATGAGCGTACATCAGCAATGTGCAAAAAGTAAGACAGCACTATCTGTTTCCACACCTAGTTGAAATCAGCTACTGTGCTTCGAAAATATGTCATTATTTCAATGCAGACTGAAATTTGTAGGAGAACAAGGAAATGAGGAAAAAATGAAACCTTTATCAACTTTACAAATAAAGAATGCAACAGCTAAGAGATGATACTTACTGCTTTTCGAATCCTTTTGGAAACAAGGAAAACAGCCTTCAGTTGGTCATGGTGCAAGcaacacatgatcttgatcttTGCAACAAAACAAAGGCAATCAGGTTTACCACAAATATAATCACTAAAGTTAACAAAAAGGTGGTTGTTTCAGTTCCATACCAGCAAATCAAGTGGAAGTGATTCAAGCCTTGAATCACCACCAAACACAGATGCATCAGGAGTCTTTGGGGTCTTTGGCAATATCTGCCCCTTATTACTATCAAATGGCTCAAAATTGAGTCTTGCAGGGGACAAAATTGGTGTATTGCTTTCTAAGAGAACCTCAGGCTGTGGAGGCAACTCCAGCTCATCTTTCGCATTCAACAGAATCCTTTTCTTGCCGATGTCCCTGCTTGTACTCCTACTATAACGAATCTGAGCCAGGGCACCAGGTTTCAAGTACTTGTTCTTTGCATGTTTCACCCGTTTCTTCTGCTTCAGTGTCACTGATCCAGATCCCATGGTGATTGCTATTCACGCTAAAATTAGAAGCGGCAGGTGTTGTAGAACTTGGATTCTTTTCCAGTTTCATCTCAGCTTCAACACAAAGGTAGAGAAATTAAGAGATCAGTAAAAATGATCAGTGTCACAAAGCTTTTTAAGAAATCAGTCACTTTAGATAAATTCAAGTTCCACCTGACAGTTAACTAACTGAAAAGCACCCAGACAGAACCAATGCTCTGCATTAAACtataatgaaaaagaaaaacgacAAGACACAACAGAACTTGCATATTCACATGTGTATCCATCATTTAGCTAAACTATACGATGCCccttttctgaaaaagaaaatacTGCAAACATTCGACATAGCTAAACATAATTTTGAATATCAACTTAACATAGACGAACTAATTGCTTGATTTCGATATATTTGTTGAACTAGGATTACCAATATCAACTTGACATAGCTAAACAGAACATGCCAGCACAATAAAAAAAAGGTCATACTGGAAAAGACATGGGCATATCAGACACAACATCACACAGCAAAATCTCTAGAAATGAAGAGTCTTGCAAATTACTTGAAGGACATTGACGTGTCTGTTTATTCATGTTCTTTAAGTGAAGTTTATCAGGACAGTTTTTTTTTCCTGGGGAATTCTGGACATCAATAAAGACCGCCTCAAGCACAACATTTGGATATCAAAGATCCAAACTTTCCATTTTACTCTGCGTCAAGCACATGCACACACGAGGCAGATATACACAAGCAAAGAGCCAAAGACGGAATGTGTAAAACGTGGTCTGGCTGACTGAATAGTAGTAAAAGGTTTTAAAATTTCAATTCGCCTTGTAGCGTCAATTGAATGATTAATCCTTGACTAGTAGTACTAAGCAGTACTTACTGTATTTTTTCCAATTAGAACGACCATTTTAAATGCTAAACCTctgagtagtagtagtactaatATTACTCCATTTTTGTCAGTTATTGGTAGGATAGGTTAATATTTAATCTTTGGCTAATAGGACTAGTATTAAGGGCCAGTTTGGATACAAAGGGCTAATTGTTAACTGCTAAAAATGAGCAGTAGCTGATGAAAACAGCGAACTAACAGGTGCGCTAAAAATTATCCAAGCCACTGGCTAGTTGTTAGGCAATTAACTAGGCACAGCCAGCTAAGAGCTAACAAGAGTCAATACTCAGTAGACCATTGATAGCGATGTATGCACCTGATAGCCAGGGATCCAAATACGCTCTGGCTATTTTTTACTTCTTTAGCTGCCATAGCCGATCCAAACGTATGCACCTAATAGTACGATTTTTTTTATAGCAGCGATTAAATGTTCGATCTATGGTTACTTGCATCCTAATTTTGAAGTGAGCACCCGAAAAGGCTTCCAGTTGCTATGACTTATTACCATGTACAGCAAGTACAACATTCAGCGGCGAAAATTTTGTGGGAGACGGAGACGATTTTGCCGCCCAAAAAATAGATCCCAAATCTACCAGAGATCTGGAGGGCCCAGCAACTACATGAAATCCGCGCCCCCGGAATCTCCATAGCACCACAGAAGCAGCGTTAACGGCACAGCCGCATCACACCAGCAGCAGATCTCGAAGGTCAGGACTCTAAAAAGACTCGAGAAGCAGCAAGACGCAGCCGCATCCAATCCGGTCGCAAACGAATCGCGCTTGAAGAGGCACGGGACGCGAGGCGGCACAGCGATATATAGAGCTAAAGACGCCGGATTTGGAGGAAGCAGGAGGAGTATGAGCGGAAGCATGAACGGAGGAGGGATTGAATAGTTTACCTGAAACAGGCAGGCGCAGCTCACGACCCGGCGGGTCCCATCCTGCCGTGCCGCCTGCGAAGTGCGAAGGGAAAGGGAAACCGAGCGCGAGCTTGCTGCTCCCTGACACCGCCGGCTGGGGGATGAATCAACGGGCGCCGCAACCGCAGGCCTATCGCAATAAATTTTCTCTCCTACTATTCCCCTGTTTTGCTTaatcgagagagagagaagggaaggggaacGGCGCTTTTGTACCAAGGCGGGGCGAAGTGGAGGGAAAACCGAAAATTTTGGGCTGGGGTTGGCGCCAAAACCAGGTCGAGCAGGAGCCGAGGACGCGGAGCGGAGCGGGACCCGGCGCCAGGGTTGGCGAGCTGGGGAGGATCGGATCTGAGATGGAGCCCGTGCCGTCGTCATCTAGGGGCGCGGGTCAGCCGTGCGCGCGCCAGGACGCGGGGGTGGAATCCCGATGCCGTTCGTTTGGGTGACACATGGGGCTTATCCTATATTTAGTTTgttatgtttttttttaattaaaataatatttttttataacaaTTTAATTAGAACAATATTTTCAATCAATTTCAGTTTTACACCTGCGACGGGGCCATAGCTAAAAAAGCAGTGACGGTTGATTCGTTGCGAGCCAAACAGGGCGCGAAACCGAGCGGTGCCTCTGCATTGCGCGGTGCGACGGCTTgtgttgttgttgccttgttgggTCTGAGCGTTGCGTGGCATGAGTGTGGTGCGTGGGTACACACCACTTTTAGCtcttgtttagttcgtgaaatttggaatttggagttactgtagcaccttcgtttttatttgacaaatagtgtccaaacattgactaattaggcttaaaacgttcgtctcgcaatttcccaccaaactgtgcaattaatttttcttttcgtctacatttaatgctccatgcacgggccgcaaacattcgatgtgacaggtactatagTAACTTTTTGGACTttagggtccaactaaacaaggcgttaACTAACTTCCATTAAATACGTATTGATGCGAGTACTTTTCGAATTGATGGACACTGGTGCTAACCTTGGACTATTCTGGTGTAGCTCCGGCTCTCTCCATAATTTGTTACGGGCGCCTTTGGAGCCTGTTTAGTTCCTTtccattttgtaaaatttttcaagatttttcgtcacatcgaatttttggatgcatgcataaagcattaaatataaataaaaaataaaactaattacacagtttagatgaaatttacgagacgaatcttttaagcctaattagactatgattggacactaattgtcaaataacaatgaaagtgctacagtaccattcgCCAAAAAATTCGCCGACTAAGCACTACCTTGATAAGGTTTGGCTTGGCTCTCACGGAAAAAACAGTTTTGGCTCCATTGATTTGGCCTGGGAAATAGACGGAGCCATAAAAAGACGTGTTTATAGCCTCCTCTACAGTGCCTatacactatcaagctcaagttgAGATAAGCCCAACCAAATAAGATGTTATTTTtgtctcgaatacgcaaaagatttacgtatcattgtattaTTGTATTAAGGAGAAGAGTTTAAAGAAACGTACAACGCGCTTCTATCCAGCGCCGAAGGAGCTCGACCTAACACAGCTAAAGCTGGATCATCCTAGCAAAAAGACCTCAtgtttcgatattacataaaaagGAAACAACCAATATCGACGCAGTTTTGTGGCCTAGGTGACCTTGTGTCTTCGTGGCTCCCTGGATGGTGCCTTTCCAACGGCCGGTAAGTGCTCGTCCAGCGCCTTGGCTTCGGACGCAATCAGGTTGCCGTCGAAGAGCCTGTCAAAGGCCTCCAACTCTGGTGTAGCTCATATGCTGCATGATCAGCACCTCACCTCGCTTGGAAGCTGGCACTCGGGAGAGGCTCTGAGCCGCCACCTGCCTGCTCCGCCACGGCAGTACCGGCTTAGCATGAGGCTGTTTGGGAGGCTCGTGAATCAGCGGAGAGTCCCTCTTACGCGTGACATTGTTGATGAAGCTATCGAGGCGTCGTTTGGCGGAGTCGTCGTTGTCCACAGCCTGGTGGGTAACCCCTGGTGGTGAACTGGAAGGGCCATCCACCGTGAGGTCGGCCGCGTGTGTCTTCGGCGAGTCCACTGCCCACTGAATGGGGCGTGGGGGTGGTGTCCGTAGCACACAGGAGCCTACCGCATCCTCCAGCTGGGGAGCCACCACCGCCGGTGCCTCATCCGAAAGCTTGGGGTCGCTGAAGTTAACGGGAGGTGCTCAAGGGAAGGCCACGTGACGATCGGACTGCCGACGAGCGAGGCTGCGAACTCCTCAACCATCGGGTCCTCCGAGATGTCGCGATCCTACGTGGCGCCCGGGTACAACGTGAGCGTCAACGGGTCGGGTTCAACCATGTCCGTCGCGTTGGTCTGCCCACCGTGCCTTGCCTTAGTTCCAGCAGCGACCGAGGTGAAGTCCGATGCCATTTGGACGGCCCCTATCGACCGTCCGTGACTGTCAGTGGCGACACTCGTTTCCGCAGCGGTGTCGTCCCCCTTCAGTCAGCGCCGACATCTCCGACGCCTCCGCCGTCTACGCCCACCGCTGCCGCGCGTGGTCGCACCCGGCACAGCCCCAGTCGTGCTTGACATGTCACCCTGAGTACACGGTCGGTTGCCCAAGATACGCTCCTAGACAGGGCGTCGTTGCCGGCCTTCTAGGGCACCAACTGTGCTGGAGCCGGAAGGAGGCACCTTTCCGCCGCTGCTTACAGTCCCACAAGAGGTGTCGAAACCCCTTGCATCGGAGGCAGCGTGGAGGTAGCTTGCAGGTTGCCACCCTATGCGCGGTAGAGAGACAGTTGAAGCACTTCCGCGTAGATCCGCCGGATAGCGGGTAGGGGGCCGTTGGTTCGACGATGCAGTGCGGGCGGGGCGTGGTCCTCCAGCACCGCTTGACGACCCCTACGACAAGACCTCACCTAGCCGTCGGCGTCCGGAGCAGAGATGCGCTGGCGGGCGGAGCCCCCTCCACAACGTCCAAGGCGCTGTCAGGCGAGGACACGACCATCCACAGGGCGAGTAGGCATGCTGTGCACCAGCTGGGGGTGCGGCCATGGCCGGCGAGCCCTACGGTTGCGCCGCCCGTGCACAACGCTAGCACCAGCAGCACTGTTGTGCGCACCTCCTGCGACGTTGGCTGGTTGGGCCCTCTCAGCCAGGGGCACTTGCCCCGCTCAGCAGCAGCGTTTCCGCGAGTGAGGCGCGGCTTGGCACGCTCCAGCAAAGGCGACGTCCGGAGCCGCGACCCCTGGCGGACTACGTCGAGGTAGGAGGTTGGGGAGGTGACCGGGCACCTCTCTTGTTAGAGTCGTCAAGGTCCTCACCCGCCCAACGACGAGCCTTGGAACGCCCCATCGATTTGTCCCCGGGTTGGAAGGGGGAGGCGAGGGGGGACAGAGAGGACGACGGGCTGGGCACGAAGGGGTGCACAAGGAAGATGTCAAACCCCGACGCGTGGATCAGGCCGCTATGGCGAACTGGGCACCGAGGCGTCCTCGTCATCCGAGACATCCTCGATGAGAACCAACGACTTGTCCTCCACCGGTCGTGATTCAGGCTGGGCGGCGGCTGCGCCTGGCGGTGGTGGGGGGCCGCACCAAAGACGGCTCCCCCGTAGGGCTGCGGGGAGCTCGTGTCGACGGTGACTGCCCCCGGCGGCGGAGGGGGCATGGGTGGCACCGTCGGCTCTATAGAGGAAGGAGTGGGCTCCACATGCGATGTTGGCAGCAGCGTGGCCTCCCCGTGAACGGCCGAGGTGCCCGCACCCGGTCTAGCGGCCTCAGCGCGTTTGCCAGCCGCGGCGGTGGTGGCCACGGCAGTAGTAGCCTCCAGCAGCGTCGAAGGGGGCGGAGTGGGTGGGGTGACGTCGGATCGGGGGCCCTGGCAAGGCTACACAGAGCCCGCGGGCTTGGCACCGGCAGGGGACCCGTTTGGTCCGGCGCAGGTGGTAGATCCTCCGCGCACGGCTTTGGGGCGGCCGCGGCTGGCTCCGACGGTGGATGGGGCGGTAGGGCGCCGGTGGATGAGGTTCCTGCAGTGGCGGCGATCTCCCCATGTGGCCACGGGGCGCCGGAGGAGCAGCCCGAcgcggatggcggcggcggccactcGGCGCACTCGAGCGCACCCGCACTTGGGCAAGGAGAGGAGGGTGGCGCAGCCGTGGAGGCAAGCTCCGGCTCAGCCAGTGTCGAGGAGGGGGCGGCCGTCATGGACGTCTCCTGCCCGAGCGGCGAGGGTGCGGCTGGCCCGCCATGGGCGGCTGCCGCGTGCGGAGGGTGAAGGACTGGTGTGGACAAAGGTAGGGGGCTGGTGGGGGAGGGGGCCGCCGGCGATGGCGGCGACGGCACCAGGGTGAAACCCTAACGATCCGCGTGGCCCATCCGGTCCTCAAGTAGGTCCTCCTATATTTTGTCCCCAATATCATTATTGCTTGCCACGGTGGCATAAAGACATTTCAGGTCCAAAGAAGAAAGTGTAGAAAAACAGTATGGCCAAATGCTAGTATGTACAGGCTCTACCACCTCTGCGCACAGCGGTAGAGCAAGAGCCCAGTGGATCTCCACCAAACGAGCTATAAGCCTGCGACCCGTTATCATGCCACTAGACAACAATTTATTGAAAAGggtttgctctctctctctctctgtgtgtgtatatatatatatatatatatatatatatatatatttgtggtGCACTCACTAGAGTTAGCAGGCACATTTGCAGAGTGCATTGATCGGTGCGTTGTTTTGCACAGTGCCATATCAGTTAACTTGGCGTGTGAACGTATCTAGACCCCCAATTTAGTAATTTGGAGTTTTGGTGATTGATGGACGCAACGCAAGTGCTTGTGGACTAATGAGTGTTTTGCAGTGAATAATCACATTGGTTACTCACAAGAATGGACACCATGTCTtcggcctgttcggttggctggttcgtatcgttgctggttcgtgaagaagtactgctggctggtttgtgtgagagaaaaatactgttccggctggaaatttacgatcgtttacgataagccacaaccAAACGAACAGACTTGTCCCTAAAGATTTGTGAAGAGTATCTATGCAAAGGATACTTGTGAGGACTAAGGACTCTACAGGGCTAATGTAAACTTGGTGCTCCAAGAATTCGTTGTAggtgtgttagagttttgtttttttgGCATACATCTCGAGGGACTCCATTCCTCCGACTTCCTTCGCCTATCTAAACCAGAAATATAATCCCCATGTGTCTCCGTTTCATCACATACTAGAAAATCCTGCTTTATTTGCTCAAAGGGTTGGGCATCGATGCCTGTTCAAGGCTCGGTGCTAGCCTCTTGGAAGTGAGCATCGGTAGCTGCAATGGCAAATTCGACGATCCATGAAGAGAAACGATCAAAGCATTGTTTTTCTACCACTACGGGTGCTCTGAAGGAAGGAGACCTTTATTCTCTTGATTGATGCCAACTCAGTTTATAAGTACAAAAATACCACTTTTGGTGTTAAAATGGACACATATCAAATGTTACTGCTCAAAATTAATTTATGCATTTTGATATTTGTAGCTTACTTCATTGACTGTGTTGGATGCGCTGCTATCCAGAGTTTGTGACGTATAAAGCTGCATGACTAAAGTTTGAAAGGTTTTTACATTTTTATGTTACTAGTTGTGATCCCCGCACGTGTCTAAAAAAATCTTTCATAATAGAAGAATAATAATCAAAATTGTAAATCCAATTATTTGTTGGATGGGTGCTTGTTGTACTGCCGGGTGCGATGAATTAAATACCTGCATTGTGGACACCGTTTTCCGCACTTGGCTGCAGCATGTGCAGAAGCTGTTTAAAAGAATAGCAGTAATATGAGTTTCAGAAAAGTTTGCAGAGCAATCATGAAACTGATTTAAAATATTT
It encodes:
- the LOC136459623 gene encoding uncharacterized protein; translation: MRCWQQRGLPVNGRGARTRSSGLSAFASRGGGGHGSSSLQQRRRGRSGWGDVGSGALARLHRARGLGTGRGPVWSGAGGRSSAHGFGAAAAGSDGGWGGRAPVDEVPAVAAISPCGHGAPEEQPDADGGGGHSAHSSAPALGQGEEGGAAVEASSGSASVEEGAAVMDVSCPSGEGAAGPPWAAAACGG
- the LOC136488615 gene encoding F-box protein At4g35930-like; amino-acid sequence: MGSGSVTLKQKKRVKHAKNKYLKPGALAQIRYSRSTSRDIGKKRILLNAKDELELPPQPEVLLESNTPILSPARLNFEPFDSNKGQILPKTPKTPDASVFGGDSRLESLPLDLLIKIMCCLHHDQLKAVFLVSKRIRKAVELARQYHFNYTTPDRSRQELLLNKTPLPTEHWPFLRIDGKDVRVSTPRTPRAPKHAARLSRLKLVDVKPITAVLFQESPTPFPSKRLRRPVPPGLPRPVCKAAPSPRVLRYEEELCEAVAQNKLL